In Tachypleus tridentatus isolate NWPU-2018 chromosome 7, ASM421037v1, whole genome shotgun sequence, a genomic segment contains:
- the LOC143255277 gene encoding ATP synthase lipid-binding protein, mitochondrial-like isoform X1 translates to MYAIAQYACPLTRTVILSGSRSLLRPISSAVISQEVNNNNLVSHSRATANTKPIFTQIARTLQTSTVQRDIDSAAKFIGAGAATVGVAGSGAGIGSVFGSLIIGYARNPSLKQQLFSYAILGFALSEAMGLFCLMMAFLLLFAF, encoded by the exons ATGTATGCCATTGCTCAGTATGCCTGCCCTTTGACAAGGACGGTG ATCCTGTCTGGTTCTCGTAGTTTACTGAGGCCCATAAGTAGTGCAGTTATTAGCCAAGAG gttaataataataacttggtCTCTCACAGTAGAGCAACAGCTAACACAAAACCCATTTTCACACAG aTTGCAAGGACTCTTCAAACCTCTACAGTACAAAGAGATATTGATTCTGCTGCTAAGTTTATTGGGGCTGGTGCTGCTACTGTTGGAGTGGCTGGTTCCG GAGCTGGTATTGGCAGTGTTTTTGGTAGTTTGATCATCGGCTATGCCCGAAACCCATCACTGAAACAACAACTTTTTTCCTATGCTATTTTGGGTTTTGCCCTTTCTGAGGCCATGGGTCTGTTTTGTCTAATGATGGCTTTCTTGTTGCTGTTTGCATTCTAA
- the LOC143255277 gene encoding ATP synthase F(0) complex subunit C3, mitochondrial-like isoform X2, with product MYAIAQYACPLTRTVILSGSRSLLRPISSAVISQEIARTLQTSTVQRDIDSAAKFIGAGAATVGVAGSGAGIGSVFGSLIIGYARNPSLKQQLFSYAILGFALSEAMGLFCLMMAFLLLFAF from the exons ATGTATGCCATTGCTCAGTATGCCTGCCCTTTGACAAGGACGGTG ATCCTGTCTGGTTCTCGTAGTTTACTGAGGCCCATAAGTAGTGCAGTTATTAGCCAAGAG aTTGCAAGGACTCTTCAAACCTCTACAGTACAAAGAGATATTGATTCTGCTGCTAAGTTTATTGGGGCTGGTGCTGCTACTGTTGGAGTGGCTGGTTCCG GAGCTGGTATTGGCAGTGTTTTTGGTAGTTTGATCATCGGCTATGCCCGAAACCCATCACTGAAACAACAACTTTTTTCCTATGCTATTTTGGGTTTTGCCCTTTCTGAGGCCATGGGTCTGTTTTGTCTAATGATGGCTTTCTTGTTGCTGTTTGCATTCTAA